The proteins below come from a single Burkholderia contaminans genomic window:
- a CDS encoding TetR/AcrR family transcriptional regulator yields MNTPHDSSAEPGVRDRLLDAAEALIYSGGIHATGVDAIVKRSGAARKSFYSHFESKEALVVAALERRDERWMRWFVDATLARGKAPRVQLLGMFDVLRDWFGQPDFHGCAFLNASGEIPDADDPVRVVAREHKARLLAFVRERFDAYADETGVERRGLARLARQWLVLIDGAIGVALVSGDANAARDARATAELLLDAVSR; encoded by the coding sequence ATGAACACACCTCACGACTCCTCCGCCGAACCGGGCGTTCGCGACCGGCTGCTCGATGCAGCCGAAGCATTGATCTATTCGGGCGGCATCCATGCAACCGGCGTCGATGCGATCGTCAAGCGATCCGGCGCGGCGCGAAAGAGCTTTTATTCGCATTTCGAATCGAAAGAGGCGCTGGTCGTGGCCGCGCTCGAACGTCGCGACGAACGCTGGATGCGCTGGTTCGTCGATGCAACGCTGGCGCGCGGCAAGGCGCCGCGCGTGCAGTTGCTCGGCATGTTCGACGTGCTGCGCGACTGGTTCGGGCAGCCCGACTTCCACGGCTGCGCGTTCCTGAACGCATCGGGTGAGATTCCCGATGCGGATGATCCCGTGCGCGTCGTCGCTCGTGAGCACAAGGCACGCCTGTTGGCATTCGTACGCGAGCGGTTCGATGCGTATGCCGACGAAACCGGCGTCGAGCGCCGCGGGCTTGCGCGACTGGCGCGCCAGTGGCTCGTGCTGATCGACGGTGCAATCGGCGTGGCACTCGTATCCGGCGATGCAAACGCCGCGCGCGACGCGCGCGCAACGGCCGAACTGCTGCTCGACGCGGTGTCCCGCTAG
- a CDS encoding DUF1348 family protein gives MSASPEVRPPVPPFTLETARQKVRAAEDGWNTRDPQRVSLAYTPQSRWRNRAEFVTGRDEIVGLLQRKWARELDYRLIKELWAFDGNRIAVRFAYEWHDDAGNWFRSYGNENWEFDENGLMAHRHASINDLPIREQDRLYHWPLGRRPDDHPGLSDLGL, from the coding sequence ATGTCCGCTTCCCCCGAAGTCCGTCCGCCCGTTCCGCCCTTCACGCTCGAAACGGCCCGCCAGAAGGTGCGCGCCGCCGAGGACGGATGGAACACGCGCGACCCGCAGCGCGTGTCGCTCGCCTACACGCCGCAAAGCCGATGGCGCAATCGTGCGGAATTCGTGACCGGCCGCGACGAGATCGTCGGGCTGCTGCAGCGCAAGTGGGCGCGCGAGCTCGACTACCGGTTGATCAAGGAGCTGTGGGCGTTCGACGGCAATCGCATCGCGGTGCGCTTTGCATACGAATGGCATGACGATGCCGGCAACTGGTTCCGTTCGTACGGCAACGAGAACTGGGAGTTCGACGAGAACGGCCTGATGGCGCATCGTCACGCGAGCATCAACGACCTGCCGATTCGCGAGCAGGATCGTCTCTATCACTGGCCGCTCGGTCGCCGTCCGGACGATCATCCGGGGCTGTCCGATCTCGGGCTGTGA
- a CDS encoding tartrate dehydrogenase — MTDRTYKIAVIPGDGIGREVMPEGLRALEAVTARFGVRFDFVQIDWASCDYYAQHGKMMPDDWKAQLSGMDAILFGAVGWPATVPDHISLWGSLLKFRREFDQYINLRPARLFDGVPSPLAGRRAGDIDFMIVRENTEGEYSSVGGTMFEGTEREIVMQQSIFTRHGTERVLKFAFDLAQRRAKRLTVATKSNGIAISMPWWDARTAEMAERYPDIAVDKQHIDILCARFVLQPDRFDVVVASNLFGDILSDLGPACTGTIGIAPSANLNPDRKFPSLFEPVHGSAPDIAGQYIANPVAMIWSAALMLDFLGNGAGREREAHDAIVAAIEDVLRTGPHSRDLGGNAGTQEVGEAIAARIAG, encoded by the coding sequence ATGACCGACAGGACTTACAAGATTGCCGTGATTCCCGGCGACGGCATCGGCCGCGAAGTGATGCCCGAGGGCCTGCGCGCACTCGAGGCCGTGACCGCGCGCTTCGGCGTGCGCTTCGACTTCGTCCAGATCGACTGGGCGAGCTGTGACTACTACGCGCAGCACGGCAAGATGATGCCGGACGACTGGAAGGCGCAGCTGTCGGGCATGGACGCAATCCTGTTCGGTGCGGTCGGCTGGCCGGCGACGGTGCCCGATCACATTTCGCTGTGGGGCTCGTTGCTGAAATTCCGCCGCGAGTTCGACCAGTACATCAACCTGCGTCCCGCACGCCTGTTCGACGGCGTGCCGTCGCCGCTCGCCGGCCGCCGCGCGGGCGACATCGACTTCATGATCGTGCGCGAGAACACCGAGGGCGAGTATTCGTCGGTCGGCGGCACGATGTTCGAAGGCACCGAACGCGAGATCGTGATGCAGCAGTCGATCTTCACGCGTCACGGCACCGAGCGCGTGCTGAAATTCGCGTTCGACCTCGCACAGCGGCGCGCGAAGCGCCTCACCGTCGCGACGAAGAGCAACGGCATCGCGATCAGCATGCCGTGGTGGGACGCGCGCACGGCCGAGATGGCCGAACGCTATCCCGACATCGCCGTCGACAAGCAGCACATCGACATCCTGTGTGCGCGCTTCGTGCTGCAGCCTGACCGCTTCGACGTCGTCGTTGCGTCAAACCTGTTCGGCGACATCCTGTCGGATCTCGGGCCGGCCTGTACGGGCACGATCGGCATCGCACCGTCGGCGAACCTGAATCCCGACCGCAAGTTTCCGTCGCTGTTCGAACCCGTGCACGGCTCCGCGCCCGACATCGCGGGGCAATACATCGCGAACCCCGTTGCGATGATCTGGTCGGCAGCGTTGATGCTCGACTTCCTCGGCAATGGCGCCGGCCGCGAACGCGAAGCGCACGACGCGATCGTCGCCGCGATCGAGGATGTGCTGCGCACGGGGCCGCATTCGCGCGATCTCGGCGGCAATGCGGGCACGCAGGAAGTCGGCGAGGCGATCGCCGCGCGCATCGCGGGCTGA
- a CDS encoding LysR substrate-binding domain-containing protein: protein MNKSPNLDDLRVFSLVVRLTSFSAAAEQLAVSPAYVSKRIALLEAQLGTRLLHRSTRRVTVTEAGERVYARAEKILDDVDHLVEDVSTTRTVPRGTLRISSSFGFGRHIVAPALLDFTVRFPQLNVRLDLFDRLVDVAGEGYDLDVRIGDEIADHLIARRLAANYRVLCASPDYLARRGTPRSLADLASHDCLAIKERDHPFGVWRLNVRGETATVKVGGALSTNHGEVAVQWALAGRGIVLRSIWEAAPLIERGALCRVLPEAIQPANIWAVYPERVAASAKVRVCVDFLVETLAGLNAAAGDETA from the coding sequence GTGAACAAATCGCCGAATCTGGACGACCTGCGCGTGTTCAGCCTGGTCGTCCGCCTGACCAGCTTCAGCGCGGCCGCCGAGCAGCTCGCGGTATCGCCCGCCTATGTCAGCAAGCGCATCGCGCTGCTCGAGGCGCAGCTCGGCACGCGCCTGCTGCATCGCTCGACGCGCCGCGTGACGGTGACGGAAGCCGGCGAACGCGTGTACGCGCGCGCCGAGAAGATCCTCGACGACGTCGATCATCTCGTCGAGGACGTGTCGACCACGCGCACGGTGCCGCGCGGGACGCTGCGCATTTCGAGCAGCTTCGGCTTCGGCCGGCACATCGTCGCGCCGGCGTTGCTCGACTTCACCGTGCGCTTTCCGCAGCTGAACGTGCGGCTCGATCTGTTCGACCGGCTCGTCGATGTCGCGGGCGAAGGCTACGACCTCGACGTGCGCATCGGCGACGAGATCGCCGATCACCTGATCGCGCGCCGCCTCGCCGCGAACTACCGCGTGCTGTGTGCATCGCCCGACTATCTCGCACGGCGCGGCACGCCGCGCTCGCTCGCGGATCTCGCGTCGCACGACTGTCTGGCCATCAAGGAGCGCGATCACCCGTTCGGCGTGTGGCGGCTGAACGTGCGCGGCGAAACGGCAACGGTGAAGGTCGGCGGCGCGCTGTCGACGAACCATGGCGAGGTGGCGGTGCAGTGGGCACTGGCCGGGCGTGGAATCGTGTTGCGTTCGATCTGGGAAGCCGCGCCGCTGATCGAACGCGGCGCACTGTGTCGCGTGCTGCCGGAGGCAATCCAGCCCGCGAACATCTGGGCCGTGTATCCGGAACGCGTCGCGGCGTCGGCGAAAGTGCGCGTGTGCGTGGATTTCCTGGTGGAGACGCTGGCCGGTTTGAATGCCGCCGCGGGTGACGAGACGGCCTGA
- the argC gene encoding N-acetyl-gamma-glutamyl-phosphate reductase, which translates to MSHPTVYIDGDQGTTGLLIHERLRGRDDLQLVTLPDAERKDPVRRAEAINAADIAILCLPDAAAREAVGFIRNPAVRVIDASSAHRTQPDWVYGFPEMANGHAQTIAHARRVTNPGCYPTGAIALLRPLQQAGLLPRDYPVSIHAVSGYSGGGRAAVDAFESNDASQAKPLQVYGLALAHKHVPEIQLHAGLTNRPMFVPAYGAYRQGIVLTVPIELRLLPAGVTGEQLHACLAHHYAGARHVDVTPLAATQAITHLDPQALNGTNDLRLGVFVNADHGQVLLSAVFDNLGKGASGAAVQNLDLMLGAVEVAKAA; encoded by the coding sequence ATGAGCCACCCCACTGTCTACATCGACGGCGACCAAGGCACGACCGGATTGCTGATCCACGAACGCTTGCGCGGGCGTGACGACCTGCAGCTCGTCACGCTGCCGGACGCCGAGCGCAAGGATCCCGTGCGCCGCGCCGAGGCAATCAACGCAGCCGACATCGCGATCCTGTGCCTGCCCGATGCGGCCGCGCGCGAAGCGGTCGGCTTCATCCGGAATCCGGCGGTGCGCGTGATCGATGCGAGTTCGGCCCATCGCACGCAGCCGGATTGGGTTTACGGCTTTCCCGAAATGGCGAACGGGCACGCGCAGACGATCGCGCACGCGCGGCGCGTCACCAATCCCGGCTGCTATCCGACCGGCGCGATCGCGCTGCTGCGCCCCTTGCAACAGGCCGGCCTGCTGCCGCGCGACTACCCGGTGAGCATCCATGCCGTCTCCGGGTACTCGGGCGGCGGACGGGCTGCCGTCGACGCATTCGAGTCGAACGATGCGTCGCAAGCGAAACCGCTACAGGTCTACGGCCTCGCACTCGCGCACAAGCACGTGCCGGAGATCCAGCTGCACGCCGGTCTGACGAATCGCCCGATGTTCGTGCCGGCCTACGGTGCCTATCGGCAAGGCATCGTGCTCACCGTGCCGATCGAGCTGCGCCTGCTTCCTGCCGGCGTGACCGGTGAGCAGTTGCATGCGTGTCTTGCGCACCATTACGCCGGCGCGCGTCACGTCGACGTCACGCCGCTCGCGGCGACGCAAGCGATCACGCATCTCGATCCGCAAGCGCTGAACGGCACCAATGACCTGCGGCTCGGCGTGTTCGTCAATGCCGATCACGGCCAGGTGCTGCTGTCCGCCGTGTTCGACAATCTCGGCAAAGGGGCATCCGGCGCGGCCGTGCAGAACCTCGACCTGATGCTCGGCGCGGTAGAGGTGGCGAAAGCGGCATAA
- a CDS encoding LysR family transcriptional regulator: protein MREISLDRLRTLVAIADHGSFVAAAQWLHLAPPTVSLHIAELESRIGAPLLSRTRGNVRPSPIGEVLVERARRLLAEVESTLDDVQRQVQGLTGRVRLGASTGAIAHLLPQAVAGLREQHPDIDVQIAVLTSHDTLARIAQGTLDIGLVALPQTAVAGLSIRAWRRDPVMAFLPADWPLPARVTPGYLAGRPLILNDATTRLSRLTTEWFALGGHRPEPRIELNYNDAIKSLVAAGYGATLLPHEAGAPLPDARIVMRALRPALWRELGIAHRAGPVERATQHVLDALWALKAR, encoded by the coding sequence ATGCGAGAGATCAGCCTGGACCGCCTGCGCACGCTGGTCGCGATCGCGGACCACGGGTCCTTTGTCGCCGCCGCGCAATGGCTTCATCTCGCGCCGCCGACGGTCAGTCTTCACATTGCCGAACTGGAAAGCCGGATCGGCGCGCCGTTGCTGTCCCGCACGCGTGGAAACGTGCGGCCTTCGCCTATCGGTGAAGTGCTGGTGGAGCGGGCGCGTCGCCTGCTGGCCGAGGTCGAATCCACGCTGGACGATGTGCAGCGGCAGGTGCAGGGGTTGACCGGGCGCGTACGCCTCGGCGCTTCGACCGGAGCGATCGCGCACCTGCTGCCGCAGGCGGTGGCCGGGTTGCGCGAGCAGCATCCGGACATCGATGTCCAGATCGCGGTGCTCACGTCGCACGATACGCTGGCGCGCATTGCGCAGGGCACGCTCGATATCGGACTGGTGGCGCTGCCGCAGACGGCGGTCGCGGGGTTGTCGATCCGCGCGTGGCGGCGTGATCCGGTGATGGCGTTCCTGCCGGCGGACTGGCCGCTCCCGGCGCGGGTGACGCCCGGCTATCTGGCTGGCCGCCCGCTGATTCTCAACGATGCAACCACCCGCCTGTCGCGGCTCACGACGGAATGGTTCGCGCTGGGCGGCCACCGGCCGGAGCCGCGGATCGAACTCAACTACAACGATGCGATCAAGAGCCTGGTCGCGGCGGGTTACGGCGCGACGCTGCTGCCGCACGAGGCGGGCGCGCCGCTACCCGACGCACGCATCGTCATGCGGGCGTTGCGCCCGGCGCTGTGGCGTGAACTGGGTATCGCCCATCGGGCGGGGCCGGTCGAGCGGGCGACGCAGCACGTGCTCGATGCGTTGTGGGCGCTGAAGGCGCGATAG
- a CDS encoding patatin-like phospholipase family protein: MKPHARTEKQAVDAADLHHEAGAPAAARTLPYETIALVLQGGGALGAYQAGVFEGLHEAGIPLDWIAGISIGALNTALIAGNAPEHRVERLREFWETICKPAFFPTIPAAFEFALFNSIDQVRTFFTASQAASAMMQGQQGFFVPRFPPPLPGVSDHPEKISWYDTSQLRATLLKLCDFDRINSGETRVSVGAVNVGTGNFVYFDNSRIRLAPEHFMASGALPPAFPPVEIDGEYYWDGGVVSNTPLMEVLRARPRRDTLAFQVDLWSARGPLPRTMADVAERTKDVQYSSRTRFVTDTLQREQRYRNVLRHVLDQVPEEQRKADPWCIEADAMSCSKKYNIQHLIYQQKAYEHHYKDYQFGLSTMRDHWSAGLDDIRKTLAVKDGLALPNNDAGFVTHDIHRKR; this comes from the coding sequence ATGAAGCCGCACGCCCGCACCGAAAAGCAGGCCGTCGATGCGGCGGACCTGCATCACGAGGCCGGCGCACCTGCCGCCGCGCGCACGCTGCCGTACGAGACGATCGCGCTCGTGCTGCAAGGCGGCGGCGCGCTCGGCGCGTACCAGGCCGGCGTGTTCGAAGGGCTGCACGAGGCGGGCATCCCGCTCGACTGGATCGCGGGCATCTCGATCGGCGCGCTCAACACCGCGCTGATCGCGGGCAATGCGCCCGAGCATCGTGTCGAGCGGCTGCGCGAATTCTGGGAAACGATCTGCAAGCCGGCGTTCTTCCCGACGATTCCGGCCGCATTCGAGTTCGCGCTGTTCAACAGCATCGACCAGGTCCGCACGTTCTTCACCGCGTCGCAGGCCGCGAGCGCGATGATGCAGGGCCAGCAGGGCTTCTTCGTGCCGCGCTTCCCGCCGCCGCTGCCGGGCGTGTCGGATCACCCGGAGAAGATCAGCTGGTACGACACGTCGCAACTGCGCGCGACGCTGCTGAAGCTGTGCGATTTCGACCGGATCAATTCGGGCGAAACGCGCGTGTCGGTCGGCGCGGTCAACGTCGGTACCGGCAACTTCGTGTACTTCGACAACTCGCGCATCCGTCTCGCGCCCGAACACTTCATGGCGTCCGGCGCGCTGCCGCCCGCATTCCCGCCGGTCGAGATCGACGGCGAGTACTACTGGGACGGCGGTGTGGTGTCGAATACGCCGCTGATGGAAGTGCTCCGCGCACGGCCGCGCCGCGACACGCTCGCGTTCCAGGTCGATCTGTGGAGCGCGCGCGGGCCGCTGCCGCGCACGATGGCCGACGTCGCCGAGCGCACGAAGGACGTGCAGTATTCGAGCCGCACGCGTTTCGTCACCGACACGCTGCAGCGCGAACAGCGCTACCGCAACGTGCTGCGCCACGTGCTCGACCAGGTGCCGGAGGAGCAGCGCAAGGCGGATCCGTGGTGCATCGAGGCCGATGCGATGTCGTGCAGCAAGAAGTACAACATCCAGCACCTGATCTACCAGCAGAAGGCGTACGAGCATCACTACAAGGACTATCAGTTCGGTCTGTCGACGATGCGCGACCACTGGTCCGCGGGTCTCGACGACATCCGCAAGACGCTCGCAGTCAAGGACGGCCTCGCGCTGCCCAACAACGACGCGGGCTTCGTGACGCACGACATTCACCGCAAACGGTAA
- a CDS encoding 3-hydroxybutyrate dehydrogenase, producing MSNLNGKTAVVTGAASGIGKEIALELAKAGAAVAIADLNQDGANAVADEIVKAGGKAIGVAMDVTNEEAVNSGIDKVAETFGSVDILVSNAGIQIVNPIENYSFADWKKMQAIHVDGAFLTTKAALKHMYKDDRGGVVIYMGSVHSHEASPLKSAYVTAKHGLLGLARVLAKEGAKHNVRSHVVCPGFVRTPLVDKQIPEQAKELGISEEEVVKKVMLGNTVDGVFTTVQDVAQTVLFLSAFPSAALTGQSFIVSHGWFMQ from the coding sequence ATGAGCAACCTGAATGGCAAGACCGCAGTCGTCACGGGCGCCGCGAGCGGCATCGGCAAGGAAATCGCACTCGAGCTCGCGAAAGCGGGCGCGGCCGTCGCGATCGCCGACCTGAACCAGGACGGCGCGAACGCGGTCGCCGACGAGATCGTCAAGGCGGGCGGCAAGGCGATCGGCGTCGCGATGGACGTGACGAACGAGGAAGCCGTGAACAGCGGTATCGACAAGGTGGCCGAAACGTTCGGCTCGGTCGACATCCTCGTGTCGAACGCGGGCATCCAGATCGTGAACCCGATCGAGAACTATTCGTTCGCCGACTGGAAGAAGATGCAGGCGATCCACGTCGACGGCGCGTTCCTCACGACCAAGGCGGCGCTCAAGCACATGTACAAGGACGATCGCGGCGGTGTCGTGATCTACATGGGTTCGGTGCACTCGCACGAAGCGTCGCCGCTGAAGTCGGCGTACGTGACGGCCAAGCACGGCCTGCTCGGCCTGGCCCGCGTGCTGGCGAAGGAAGGCGCGAAGCACAACGTGCGCTCGCACGTCGTGTGTCCGGGCTTCGTGCGCACGCCGCTGGTCGACAAGCAGATTCCGGAGCAGGCGAAGGAACTCGGCATCAGCGAAGAGGAAGTGGTGAAGAAGGTGATGCTCGGCAATACGGTCGACGGCGTGTTCACGACCGTTCAGGACGTCGCGCAGACGGTGCTGTTCCTGTCGGCCTTCCCGAGCGCCGCGCTCACGGGCCAGTCGTTCATCGTCAGCCACGGCTGGTTCATGCAATGA
- a CDS encoding acetoacetate decarboxylase: MKPSDVRSKAFAMPLTSPAFPMGPYRFVDREFLIITYRTDPDRLREIVPEPLQVTEPLVHYEFIRMADSTGFGDYTESGQVIPVEYNGQPGGYTLAMYLDDHPPIAGGRELWGFPKKLASPTLHVNTDHLLGTLDYGKVRVATGTMGYKHKELDIDEQTRRLAGPNFLLKIIPHVDGTARVCELVRYYMQDIKMKGAWTGPASLELAPHALAPVADLPVLEIVEARHIVADLTLGLGEVVYDYLAQ; this comes from the coding sequence ATGAAACCCAGCGATGTCCGATCGAAAGCGTTTGCGATGCCGTTGACCAGCCCCGCCTTCCCGATGGGCCCTTACCGTTTCGTCGATCGTGAGTTCCTGATCATCACGTATCGCACCGATCCGGACCGTCTCCGCGAAATCGTCCCCGAGCCGCTGCAGGTCACCGAGCCGCTCGTGCATTACGAATTCATCCGCATGGCCGATTCGACCGGCTTTGGCGACTACACCGAAAGCGGCCAGGTGATTCCCGTCGAATACAACGGCCAGCCGGGCGGCTATACGCTCGCGATGTATCTCGACGATCACCCGCCGATCGCCGGCGGCCGCGAACTGTGGGGCTTCCCGAAGAAACTCGCGTCGCCCACGCTGCACGTGAACACCGACCACCTCCTCGGCACGCTCGACTACGGCAAGGTGCGCGTCGCCACCGGCACGATGGGCTACAAGCACAAGGAACTCGACATCGACGAGCAGACCAGGCGTCTCGCCGGCCCCAATTTCCTGCTGAAGATCATCCCGCACGTCGACGGCACCGCGCGCGTCTGCGAACTGGTGCGCTACTACATGCAGGACATCAAGATGAAGGGCGCATGGACGGGCCCCGCATCGCTCGAGCTGGCGCCGCATGCGCTCGCGCCCGTGGCCGACCTGCCCGTGCTCGAAATCGTCGAAGCCCGCCACATCGTCGCGGATTTGACACTGGGCCTCGGCGAAGTCGTCTACGATTACCTGGCCCAGTAA
- a CDS encoding undecaprenyl-diphosphatase, whose translation MQTLNLTLFSAINAGVAPQPGVARLAIFAADWLVYALPAMLLLTWIFGARPTRRQAIEAGLGVCVALALAQVIGHFWFSPRPFMAGVGTQLIPHAPDSSFPSDHMTFAWSMAVGLMLGGTTRFTGFVMAAMAAVIAWGRIYAGVHWPFDMAGGVLVGTAGALAAHLYGQRVTALLERLGDSVHAAVTGHRHAP comes from the coding sequence ATGCAGACCCTCAATCTCACCCTCTTTTCCGCCATCAACGCCGGGGTTGCGCCGCAGCCGGGCGTGGCCCGCCTCGCCATCTTCGCCGCCGACTGGCTCGTCTATGCGTTGCCCGCGATGTTGCTGCTCACCTGGATCTTCGGCGCGCGCCCGACGCGGCGTCAGGCGATCGAAGCCGGCCTCGGCGTGTGCGTGGCGCTCGCGCTCGCGCAGGTCATCGGACATTTCTGGTTCTCGCCGCGCCCGTTCATGGCGGGCGTCGGCACGCAGCTGATTCCGCACGCGCCGGACAGCTCGTTTCCGAGCGATCACATGACGTTCGCGTGGAGCATGGCGGTCGGGTTGATGCTCGGCGGCACGACCCGGTTCACCGGGTTCGTGATGGCCGCAATGGCCGCGGTGATTGCATGGGGGCGGATCTATGCGGGCGTGCACTGGCCGTTCGACATGGCGGGCGGCGTGCTGGTCGGCACGGCCGGCGCGCTGGCCGCGCACCTGTACGGGCAACGCGTGACCGCGCTGCTCGAACGGCTCGGCGATTCGGTGCATGCCGCAGTGACGGGCCACCGGCACGCGCCGTAA
- a CDS encoding siderophore-interacting protein → MQNTSERTVTRVRHTLKFRLLQVLRVHAVTPHLLRVTLGGPDLADFESASFDDHVKVFFPPPGAERPVLPTLGANGPEFPEGEPKPVARDFTPRRFDRAAGELDLEFVLNHPGPASQWAAQARVGQWLGIGGPRGSFVVPTGFDWHLLIGDDTALPAVARRLEELPAGARVAVVMEVADRTAQVAFDTRADVHEIWRFRAEADAADGDVLLNAVRELPLPPSGEGYVWAAGEALSMRAVRQHLTAERGVDKSRIRAAAYWKRGAAAVHETLED, encoded by the coding sequence ATGCAGAACACATCCGAGCGCACCGTGACCCGCGTGCGCCACACCCTCAAGTTCCGCTTGCTGCAAGTCCTGCGCGTACACGCCGTGACGCCGCACCTGCTGCGCGTCACGCTCGGCGGCCCCGATCTCGCGGATTTCGAATCCGCGTCGTTCGACGATCACGTGAAGGTATTTTTCCCGCCGCCCGGCGCTGAACGGCCCGTGCTGCCGACGCTCGGCGCGAACGGTCCCGAGTTTCCGGAAGGCGAACCGAAGCCGGTCGCGCGTGACTTCACGCCGCGCCGCTTCGACCGCGCCGCCGGCGAACTCGATCTGGAATTCGTGCTGAACCACCCGGGCCCCGCGTCGCAGTGGGCCGCCCAGGCACGTGTCGGCCAGTGGCTCGGCATCGGCGGCCCGCGCGGTTCGTTCGTCGTCCCGACCGGTTTCGACTGGCACCTGCTGATCGGCGACGATACGGCGCTGCCGGCGGTCGCGCGGCGTCTCGAGGAATTGCCGGCCGGCGCGCGCGTAGCCGTCGTGATGGAAGTCGCGGATCGTACCGCGCAGGTCGCGTTCGACACGCGTGCCGACGTGCATGAAATCTGGCGCTTCCGCGCCGAAGCCGACGCGGCGGACGGCGACGTGCTGCTGAATGCCGTGCGCGAGTTGCCGCTGCCGCCGTCCGGCGAAGGCTACGTGTGGGCCGCGGGTGAAGCGCTGTCGATGCGCGCGGTACGCCAGCACCTGACCGCCGAGCGCGGCGTCGACAAGTCGCGCATCCGCGCGGCGGCCTACTGGAAGCGCGGCGCGGCGGCCGTGCACGAAACGCTGGAAGACTGA
- a CDS encoding PadR family transcriptional regulator, which yields MRHNPFRGHARCDGHGAHGRPEWFTGLWYAIGRHRRSHDSFGGGPFGGRGGRGGFGDFGDDGMPRGRQFSSDDLQLLLLALVAEQPSHGYELIKALDTRSNGFYSPSPGMVYPALTYLEEVGFVASQAEGNRKRYALTDAGRAHLDAQRERVDTLFARLTHLARKMEFMRRAFAGESAGNETPDEAQAGWLPEFVEARLALKRALLHKSAADADEQRRIAAIMRRATAEIEGGTSA from the coding sequence ATGCGACACAACCCTTTCCGCGGCCATGCCCGATGCGACGGTCATGGTGCGCATGGCCGCCCTGAGTGGTTCACCGGTCTCTGGTACGCGATCGGCCGCCACCGTCGCAGCCACGATTCGTTCGGTGGCGGCCCGTTCGGCGGCCGTGGCGGGCGCGGCGGCTTTGGCGATTTCGGCGACGACGGCATGCCGCGCGGCCGCCAGTTCAGCTCCGACGATCTCCAGCTGCTGTTGCTCGCGCTGGTCGCCGAGCAACCGAGCCACGGCTACGAGCTGATCAAGGCGCTCGACACGCGTTCGAACGGTTTCTACAGCCCGAGCCCCGGCATGGTGTATCCGGCGCTCACGTATCTCGAAGAAGTCGGCTTCGTCGCATCGCAGGCGGAAGGCAACCGCAAGCGCTATGCGCTGACCGACGCCGGCCGCGCGCATCTCGACGCGCAGCGCGAACGCGTCGATACGCTGTTCGCGCGCCTCACGCACCTCGCGCGCAAGATGGAGTTCATGCGCCGCGCGTTCGCCGGGGAGTCGGCGGGCAACGAAACGCCGGACGAAGCGCAAGCAGGCTGGCTGCCGGAGTTCGTCGAGGCGCGTCTCGCACTCAAGCGGGCGCTGCTGCACAAGAGCGCCGCCGACGCCGACGAACAGCGTCGCATCGCGGCCATCATGCGCCGCGCGACGGCTGAAATCGAAGGCGGCACCAGCGCGTAA